In one window of Hymenobacter nivis DNA:
- the gcvT gene encoding glycine cleavage system aminomethyltransferase GcvT: MIVSSLKTVALDATHQQLGAKMVPFAGYNMPVRYSSDLDEHHTVRRAVGMFDVSHMGEFRVRGPQALGLIQRVTTNDAAKLQPGKAQYSALPNYTGGLVDDLLVYMLAENDYLLVVNASNIEKDWNWIQQFNTEGAEMEDISDRTSLFAVQGPKSVAALQGLTNVDLAAIPYYSFTQGPFAGAPDVIISATGYTGAGGFELYVPNEYAQRVWDAIMLAGKPHGLKPIGLGARDTLRLEMGYNLYGNDIDDTTSPFEAGLSWITKFTKEFTNSTALKAQKAAGMAKKLVGFVMDGPGIPRGHYELVDADGQKIGDVTSGTQSPSLGKGVGLGYVRAELAAPGTQIFVQIRGKNLPATVHKLPLVPGTEDV, from the coding sequence ATGATCGTTTCCTCGCTCAAAACCGTTGCCCTCGACGCCACCCACCAGCAGCTAGGGGCCAAAATGGTGCCCTTCGCCGGCTACAACATGCCTGTGCGCTACTCCTCCGACCTCGATGAGCACCACACTGTGCGCCGGGCCGTGGGCATGTTCGACGTGTCGCACATGGGCGAATTCCGGGTGCGGGGCCCCCAGGCGCTGGGCCTCATCCAGCGCGTGACCACCAACGACGCCGCCAAGCTCCAGCCCGGCAAGGCCCAGTATTCAGCCCTGCCCAACTACACCGGCGGCCTCGTCGACGACCTGCTGGTGTACATGTTGGCCGAAAACGATTACCTGCTGGTAGTCAACGCCTCCAATATCGAAAAAGACTGGAACTGGATTCAGCAGTTCAACACTGAGGGGGCGGAGATGGAAGATATTTCCGACCGCACCAGCCTGTTTGCCGTGCAGGGCCCCAAGTCCGTAGCCGCGCTGCAAGGCCTCACCAACGTGGACCTGGCCGCCATTCCGTACTACTCCTTCACGCAGGGCCCCTTCGCCGGGGCCCCCGACGTTATCATTTCGGCTACGGGCTACACCGGCGCGGGCGGCTTCGAGCTATACGTGCCCAACGAGTACGCCCAGCGCGTGTGGGATGCCATCATGCTGGCCGGTAAGCCCCACGGCCTCAAGCCTATCGGCCTGGGCGCGCGCGACACGCTGCGCCTCGAAATGGGCTACAACCTGTACGGCAACGACATCGACGACACCACTTCGCCTTTCGAAGCGGGCCTGAGTTGGATCACCAAGTTCACCAAGGAGTTTACCAACAGCACGGCCCTGAAGGCCCAAAAAGCCGCCGGTATGGCCAAAAAGCTGGTCGGTTTTGTGATGGACGGCCCCGGCATTCCGCGCGGGCACTACGAACTGGTGGACGCCGACGGCCAGAAAATCGGCGACGTCACCAGCGGCACGCAGTCGCCGAGCCTGGGCAAGGGCGTGGGCCTGGGCTACGTGCGCGCTGAGCTGGCCGCGCCCGGCACCCAAATCTTCGTGCAAATCCGGGGCAAAAACCTGCCCGCCACCGTGCACAAGCTGCCGCTGGTGCCGGGTACGGAGGATGTATAG
- a CDS encoding CZB domain-containing protein: MTPKEIKQDFESAITKHVLFKVKARSFLYGNGYAEGPLRDPDQCALGHWIAERRTGAYMHVPEMAILDAAHRRLHRDAAVLMDHRLAGRLDAAAAGLPAVLVQAEGIAGILRTIERTLRTEA; the protein is encoded by the coding sequence ATGACCCCCAAAGAAATTAAGCAGGACTTCGAGTCGGCCATTACCAAACACGTATTGTTCAAGGTAAAGGCGCGCTCGTTTTTGTACGGCAATGGCTACGCCGAAGGGCCCCTGCGCGACCCCGACCAGTGCGCCCTGGGCCACTGGATTGCCGAACGCCGGACCGGGGCCTACATGCACGTGCCCGAGATGGCCATCCTCGACGCCGCCCACCGCCGCCTGCACCGCGACGCGGCGGTGCTGATGGACCACCGCCTGGCCGGCCGCCTCGACGCGGCCGCCGCCGGCCTGCCCGCCGTGCTGGTCCAGGCCGAAGGCATTGCGGGCATCTTGCGAACCATTGAACGCACGCTACGTACCGAAGCCTAA